The following coding sequences lie in one Paracholeplasma manati genomic window:
- a CDS encoding ABC transporter permease, which produces MRVNNDVKNMSLDDLKHELLMEELEKNKWHRYWVAIKKDWPLYVMLIPVILYFFVFRYMPIYGILAAFKNQNDLTLSVGQAPFAGFYAFRSLIAGDYAKEFWQAFRNTFAISMYGLIFGFPVPIILALFFSEIKSDFYRSLTQILTYLPKFISTVVITSIITLMLFEGNEPHQAPGVLTSLFQMLGLIGESTRMLHEPQYFRSIYIISGIWEGAGYGSIVYFAAIMAISPTNYEAARIDGANKLAQIRYVTLPGMAPTLTIMLILRIGEILSVGYEKIILLYNVQTYETADVISTFVTRIGGLMGGQSISLNTAAAADLFNSIIAMFLVLGANFISKRVSDTSLF; this is translated from the coding sequence ATGAGAGTTAACAACGACGTTAAAAACATGAGTTTGGATGATTTAAAACACGAACTCTTAATGGAGGAATTGGAAAAGAATAAATGGCATCGCTATTGGGTCGCGATTAAAAAAGACTGGCCTCTATATGTGATGTTGATTCCAGTCATTCTCTATTTCTTCGTTTTTAGATACATGCCAATCTATGGGATTTTGGCAGCATTTAAAAATCAAAATGATTTAACCTTGTCAGTCGGACAAGCCCCATTTGCTGGATTTTACGCATTTAGATCATTGATTGCTGGTGACTATGCGAAAGAGTTCTGGCAAGCGTTTCGTAACACATTCGCAATTTCGATGTATGGGTTGATTTTCGGTTTCCCGGTACCCATCATCTTGGCTTTATTCTTCTCGGAAATCAAATCAGATTTCTACCGAAGCTTAACCCAAATCTTAACCTATTTACCAAAATTCATCAGTACAGTCGTCATCACATCCATCATCACCTTAATGTTATTTGAAGGGAATGAACCACACCAAGCGCCAGGCGTCTTGACCTCACTCTTCCAAATGCTCGGTTTGATCGGTGAATCCACTCGAATGTTACATGAACCACAATACTTCCGATCGATTTACATCATCTCTGGTATTTGGGAAGGTGCCGGATATGGTTCGATTGTGTATTTCGCAGCAATCATGGCCATCAGCCCAACCAATTATGAAGCCGCACGTATTGATGGTGCGAATAAATTGGCACAAATCCGCTATGTTACATTACCAGGGATGGCACCAACCTTAACCATCATGCTCATCTTACGTATCGGTGAAATCTTATCGGTTGGTTATGAAAAAATCATCTTGTTGTATAACGTCCAAACGTATGAAACAGCCGATGTCATTTCAACCTTCGTTACCAGAATTGGTGGTTTGATGGGTGGACAATCCATCTCACTCAATACAGCAGCAGCTGCAGACTTGTTTAACTCGATCATCGCGATGTTCTTAGTCTTAGGCGCGAACTTCATATCGAAACGTGTATCTGACACGTCATTATTCTAA
- a CDS encoding UxaA family hydrolase: MIALMDLKQGQMVNGIILKEDILKGHKIAIKDLSVSEDVIKYGFPIGHATQNIIKGAHVHVHNLSTNLNDVLDYQFEPQYESYEVKPKNRDVYVYRRKNGEVGIRNELWIVPTVGCIVGQTRQLADLFMREVNPGPEFDGIHLFGHQFGCSQMGDDHENTKETLQNIAKHPNAGAVLVLGLGCENNQVKAFRESYGDYDPNRVKFLVMQEVEDELEAGLEVLKELYEAMKDDQRVKADISELRIGLKCGGSDGLSGITANPLLGKLSDYITHHGGTTVLTEVPEMFGAEKILMRRSKDEHVFHKTVNLINDFKAYYKKNDQVIYDNPSPGNKNGGISTLEDKSLGCTQKAGLSMVCDVLGQTDRLKTKGLNLISAPGNDLVSVTTLGMSGCQLVLFSTGRGTPFGGFIPTIKVSTNSEIYHKKPNWIDFNAGSLTEGVDMDTLLEQFIDFIVSVVNGKKTRNEINHFREIGIFKTGVIL, encoded by the coding sequence ATGATCGCTTTAATGGATCTAAAACAAGGTCAAATGGTGAATGGTATTATCTTAAAAGAAGATATTTTAAAAGGACACAAAATCGCGATAAAGGATTTATCTGTCAGTGAAGATGTCATTAAATATGGCTTTCCGATTGGACACGCGACACAAAACATCATAAAAGGTGCGCACGTACATGTGCACAACCTATCAACCAATTTAAACGATGTCTTGGATTATCAATTTGAACCACAATACGAATCTTATGAAGTCAAACCTAAAAATCGCGATGTGTATGTCTATCGTCGAAAAAATGGTGAAGTTGGCATTCGTAATGAACTTTGGATTGTGCCTACGGTTGGATGTATCGTTGGTCAAACCAGACAACTGGCTGACTTATTCATGAGAGAAGTCAATCCTGGTCCTGAATTCGATGGTATCCATCTATTCGGGCACCAATTCGGTTGTTCTCAAATGGGTGACGACCATGAAAACACCAAGGAAACCTTACAAAACATTGCGAAACATCCCAATGCAGGTGCCGTTTTGGTATTAGGGCTAGGTTGTGAAAACAATCAAGTCAAAGCATTTAGAGAATCCTATGGTGATTATGATCCTAATCGCGTTAAATTCCTCGTCATGCAAGAAGTGGAAGATGAATTAGAAGCCGGTTTAGAGGTTCTAAAAGAACTTTATGAAGCGATGAAAGATGATCAACGCGTCAAAGCGGACATCTCAGAATTGCGTATCGGATTGAAATGTGGGGGATCGGATGGCCTATCAGGCATCACAGCTAACCCATTGTTAGGTAAACTCTCAGATTATATCACACACCATGGTGGGACCACTGTATTGACCGAAGTACCAGAAATGTTTGGTGCAGAAAAAATATTGATGAGACGTTCGAAGGATGAACACGTTTTCCACAAAACCGTTAATCTCATCAATGATTTCAAAGCCTATTATAAAAAGAATGACCAAGTCATTTATGATAACCCATCCCCAGGTAATAAAAATGGGGGTATCTCAACCTTAGAAGACAAGTCTTTAGGGTGTACACAAAAAGCCGGTTTATCGATGGTTTGTGATGTTTTAGGACAAACAGACCGTTTAAAAACCAAAGGCTTAAACTTAATCAGTGCCCCAGGTAATGATTTGGTTTCTGTCACCACGTTGGGTATGAGTGGTTGTCAATTGGTGTTGTTCTCAACTGGTCGTGGAACCCCATTTGGTGGGTTTATTCCAACCATTAAAGTTTCAACCAACTCAGAAATATACCATAAAAAACCCAATTGGATTGATTTTAACGCAGGTTCACTGACCGAAGGCGTCGATATGGACACCTTGTTAGAACAGTTCATCGATTTCATTGTTTCCGTGGTCAATGGTAAAAAGACACGAAATGAAATCAATCACTTTAGAGAAATAGGTATTTTTAAAACAGGCGTTATCCTATAA
- a CDS encoding pectinesterase family protein, whose product MKQIKLTPQDDIQAILDSYPLDSKLEVYLSNGFYKQKLTIRHPDLKLIGESHDAIISFDDHALTFHADGLLMNTFRTQTVLIVADHVMLSNLTIENTSGTGPKIGQAIALSSYGNETMIQNCVLKSTQDTVFFGPLPSDLILRYDHILSGLELINRPLRQFIFDSTIIGNIDFIFGGSDAFFDHCTIISNGSGYISAPSTHPKSSFGLVFNGCSFQSLGQYNIVLSRPWRSGGKAIFINSTFNMPIALERYMDWDKPYFEHYEIPYVPHPLSKPLPETMKLSISEIIAEKRFFFTC is encoded by the coding sequence ATGAAACAAATTAAGCTAACCCCACAAGACGATATACAAGCTATTTTAGACTCATACCCACTCGATTCGAAACTCGAAGTGTATTTATCCAACGGATTTTACAAACAAAAACTTACAATCAGACATCCTGATTTAAAATTGATTGGTGAATCTCATGATGCCATCATCTCATTTGATGACCACGCACTGACATTTCACGCAGATGGTTTATTGATGAACACATTCAGAACCCAAACGGTACTGATTGTGGCGGATCATGTGATGCTATCCAATTTAACCATTGAGAATACCAGCGGTACCGGACCCAAAATCGGTCAAGCGATAGCGCTTTCTTCTTATGGAAATGAAACAATGATTCAAAATTGTGTCTTAAAATCTACCCAAGATACCGTGTTCTTTGGGCCATTGCCATCGGATTTGATTTTAAGATACGATCATATTTTAAGTGGTCTTGAATTGATCAATCGTCCCTTAAGACAATTCATCTTTGATTCGACCATCATCGGAAACATCGATTTTATATTTGGTGGTAGTGATGCGTTTTTCGATCACTGTACGATCATTTCGAATGGTAGTGGCTACATCAGTGCCCCTTCTACACATCCCAAATCATCGTTCGGGCTGGTTTTTAATGGTTGTAGTTTCCAATCCCTTGGACAGTACAACATTGTTCTAAGTCGACCTTGGCGATCTGGAGGAAAAGCCATTTTCATCAATTCAACATTCAATATGCCGATCGCGTTAGAACGTTATATGGATTGGGACAAGCCGTATTTCGAGCATTACGAAATCCCGTATGTGCCACACCCATTATCTAAACCATTGCCCGAAACCATGAAATTAAGTATTTCGGAAATCATCGCTGAAAAGCGATTTTTTTTTACATGTTGA
- a CDS encoding carbohydrate ABC transporter permease produces MRRLDISEVIFKVIAYVLVTLFAIAALYPFIYTISASVSGKLAFEQGRVIFWPVDFQLDALIAVISDKGFWIAYTNTLFYTFFGTMFSMVMSVAAAYALSKARLVFRRQINFLIVFTMWFSAGMIPTFLNYKMFGVDYRWGIIYGFGVQAFNVILLRNYFSGVSKEIEEAAIVDGANEFQVLTNVYLPMSKSALATVTLFYALSRWNGYFWNLVLVNWNFEHPLQVHLRKYLSEYLMDENASITNTPYSPYSYMYAMIVMSIIPIIVVYPYLQKYFARGVNVGGVKE; encoded by the coding sequence ATGCGAAGATTAGATATATCTGAAGTCATTTTTAAAGTCATAGCGTATGTGCTCGTTACCTTATTCGCCATCGCAGCACTATACCCATTCATTTATACGATATCGGCTTCGGTATCGGGGAAATTAGCATTTGAACAAGGCCGAGTTATCTTCTGGCCAGTCGATTTTCAATTAGACGCGTTGATCGCCGTCATCTCCGATAAAGGCTTCTGGATTGCGTATACGAATACGTTATTCTATACCTTCTTCGGGACCATGTTCTCGATGGTCATGTCGGTTGCGGCAGCGTATGCACTCTCCAAAGCTAGACTCGTTTTTAGAAGACAAATCAACTTCTTGATTGTCTTTACGATGTGGTTCTCCGCAGGGATGATTCCAACCTTCTTAAACTATAAGATGTTTGGGGTAGATTATCGCTGGGGGATCATCTACGGGTTTGGGGTACAAGCATTCAACGTCATTTTATTACGAAACTATTTTAGTGGGGTTTCCAAGGAAATTGAAGAAGCAGCCATCGTCGATGGTGCCAACGAATTCCAAGTCCTCACGAATGTATACTTACCGATGTCCAAGAGTGCGCTCGCGACAGTCACCTTATTCTATGCGTTATCCCGCTGGAATGGGTATTTCTGGAACCTCGTCCTTGTAAATTGGAATTTCGAACACCCGCTTCAAGTCCATCTAAGAAAATATCTAAGTGAATATTTGATGGATGAAAACGCATCGATTACGAATACACCATATTCACCGTATTCGTACATGTATGCGATGATTGTCATGTCTATTATCCCAATCATCGTTGTCTACCCTTACTTGCAAAAGTATTTCGCAAGAGGCGTCAACGTTGGTGGGGTTAAAGAATAA
- the uxaC gene encoding glucuronate isomerase: protein MHTFMNQDFMLSNEVSKKLYHEYASKMPIIDYHCHLNPKEIYENKPFENLSKVWLGGDHYKWRLMRANGVDESFITGNQPDFEKFYKYAEVMPYLVGNPLYHWSHLELRRFFNIETLLSPKTAKAIYDEANAQLKHLTPKKFIEMSNVKLVCTTDDPVDDLKYHELLEKENNAFKVKPAFRPDKAINIELSWFNDWLNQLSGVVGFPIDTVNDLMKALELRMDYFHEHGCRLSDHGLDSIHFQDTNDEEIDLIFKRARAKVTLHKDEVEKYKGYMLVFLGKAYHQRGWVQQYHIGALRNNSKRMLQTLGPDTGYDAINDELIAKPLSRILDALDHHDQLPKTIIYALNPRDHEVVVTLMQAFQDGKTPGKLQCGSAWWFNDTIDGMKRQMDALANNGLLSRFVGMLTDSRSFLSYPRHEYFRRLLCDKIGRWVEAGLFPEDYEVLGRIVEDIAYNNAKKYFNM from the coding sequence ATGCATACATTTATGAATCAGGATTTCATGTTATCCAACGAAGTTTCAAAAAAACTTTATCATGAATATGCTTCTAAAATGCCAATCATCGATTATCATTGTCATTTAAACCCAAAGGAAATTTATGAGAACAAACCATTTGAGAATTTATCAAAGGTTTGGCTGGGTGGTGACCATTATAAATGGCGCTTGATGCGTGCCAATGGGGTCGATGAATCCTTCATTACAGGCAATCAACCTGATTTTGAAAAATTCTATAAATATGCAGAAGTCATGCCTTACTTGGTAGGAAATCCATTGTATCATTGGAGCCATTTGGAATTACGTCGTTTCTTCAACATAGAAACATTGTTATCTCCAAAAACAGCTAAAGCCATCTATGATGAAGCCAATGCACAATTAAAACACTTAACACCCAAGAAATTCATCGAAATGAGCAATGTCAAATTGGTTTGTACAACCGATGACCCAGTCGATGACTTGAAATACCATGAATTACTTGAAAAAGAAAATAACGCATTTAAAGTTAAACCAGCTTTCAGACCTGATAAAGCCATCAATATTGAACTTTCATGGTTCAACGATTGGCTCAATCAATTGAGCGGTGTGGTTGGATTTCCAATCGACACGGTCAATGACTTGATGAAAGCATTGGAATTAAGAATGGATTATTTCCATGAACATGGGTGCCGTTTATCGGACCATGGGCTAGATTCCATTCACTTCCAAGATACCAATGATGAAGAGATTGACCTTATTTTCAAACGAGCTAGAGCAAAAGTAACTTTGCATAAAGATGAAGTTGAAAAATACAAGGGTTATATGTTGGTGTTCTTAGGCAAAGCTTATCACCAACGTGGTTGGGTCCAACAATACCACATTGGGGCACTTAGAAATAACTCCAAACGCATGTTACAAACCTTAGGACCAGATACCGGATATGACGCCATCAATGATGAATTGATTGCGAAACCATTGTCTCGCATCCTAGATGCTTTAGATCATCATGACCAACTACCAAAAACCATCATTTACGCCTTAAATCCGCGTGATCATGAAGTGGTTGTCACCTTGATGCAAGCATTCCAAGATGGCAAAACCCCTGGCAAACTACAATGTGGTTCTGCATGGTGGTTCAATGACACCATTGATGGTATGAAACGCCAAATGGATGCTTTAGCAAACAATGGCTTGTTATCCAGATTTGTTGGTATGTTGACAGATTCAAGATCCTTCTTAAGCTACCCACGCCATGAATACTTTAGACGACTCTTGTGTGATAAAATAGGTCGCTGGGTTGAAGCAGGTTTGTTCCCTGAAGACTATGAAGTCTTGGGCAGAATCGTTGAAGATATCGCTTACAACAACGCTAAGAAATACTTCAACATGTAA